The Leptospira brenneri genome includes a window with the following:
- a CDS encoding FecR family protein has translation MSLRILLTVFSILLTSVSLFAEEFAVATFTRGKVSFISASDTSKLWKTLKVNDILKPGDRIKTGNGSKVDFFYKETEIRIQPNTDFTLKEWNSENKVAKAYVEKGAAWFRVSNFKKGNFEVSTPTTTAGVRGTAFGVFYEEKEKTGYTCVCEGQVNINGSDFSKGTGGAVKLGSADLEKNDYKELITKEGATLLFKEKRKEFPMLSRCLPCHKPVGWEDKSFIPDETYGKK, from the coding sequence ATGAGCCTCAGAATCCTTCTAACAGTTTTTTCTATCCTCCTAACTTCTGTTTCGCTTTTCGCTGAAGAGTTTGCCGTGGCGACCTTTACCCGTGGAAAGGTAAGTTTCATCTCTGCTTCTGATACTTCTAAACTTTGGAAAACGCTCAAAGTCAATGACATCCTAAAACCAGGTGACAGAATCAAAACTGGCAACGGATCTAAAGTGGATTTTTTCTATAAAGAAACAGAAATCCGCATCCAACCAAACACTGACTTTACGTTGAAAGAGTGGAATTCAGAAAACAAAGTTGCAAAGGCTTATGTAGAAAAAGGAGCCGCTTGGTTTCGGGTGAGTAATTTCAAAAAAGGTAACTTTGAAGTTTCTACTCCAACAACAACTGCCGGTGTTCGAGGAACAGCCTTTGGTGTGTTCTATGAAGAAAAAGAAAAAACGGGATATACTTGCGTTTGTGAAGGCCAAGTGAATATCAATGGGTCAGATTTTTCTAAAGGAACTGGTGGTGCTGTAAAACTAGGGTCCGCAGATTTAGAAAAAAATGATTATAAAGAGCTGATCACAAAAGAAGGAGCCACTCTCCTGTTTAAAGAAAAAAGAAAAGAATTCCCTATGTTATCTCGTTGCCTCCCTTGCCACAAACCAGTAGGTTGGGAAGATAAAAGTTTTATTCCGGACGAAACTTACGGTAAAAAGTGA
- a CDS encoding protein-disulfide reductase DsbD family protein: MVSEIQTFIESQLSSGSFSIFSFFFLALGGLLAGLLPCVYPLYPITAGILKSRVSKHKWSHPLVYYVGLASMYAVFGLVAGFSGGAFNSFLRYPETQVLLSILLFILGLSVAEFLYFPFFSGDLRNSTNISYANTFLLGVGAGLLSSPCVGPVVVSILVQLITYQTEGFSILPILFTSLKMFVFGLGLGIPFLLIGVFGFALPKSGKWMKWIQWVLALFILYFSYSYLEKAFALWGFDSGLSAKVFLLWTLALSFLYLQKKEGLPCEKMKLALLQMGVYTSLVILILLLQPSVLKIFPVSPSAGLNPVPTEIHGNLEWQRSEVEAYRMAKETGKPIFIDFYADWCTNCKEFQKLTLSDKEWNETFKNKAILWKVYDTDPIFEEFANNPEYPELKIGLPFFLILDANGKRIYKSNDYLDTKGMIDAVRNF, encoded by the coding sequence ATGGTATCTGAAATCCAAACCTTTATAGAATCCCAATTGTCTTCTGGTTCTTTTTCCATTTTTAGTTTTTTCTTTTTGGCACTAGGAGGGTTACTCGCAGGGCTTCTACCTTGTGTTTATCCTTTATATCCCATCACCGCAGGGATTTTAAAGTCCCGAGTTTCCAAACACAAATGGTCCCACCCTCTTGTTTACTACGTTGGCCTTGCTAGTATGTATGCGGTTTTTGGGTTGGTTGCAGGTTTTAGTGGAGGAGCATTTAATTCTTTTTTACGTTACCCTGAAACGCAAGTGCTACTTTCCATTTTGTTGTTCATTTTAGGTCTCAGTGTTGCCGAATTTTTATACTTTCCTTTTTTCTCTGGAGACTTAAGAAATTCGACAAATATTAGTTATGCGAATACATTTTTGCTTGGAGTGGGTGCTGGACTCCTTTCCTCTCCTTGTGTTGGCCCGGTGGTAGTTTCCATCCTTGTCCAACTCATTACTTACCAAACAGAGGGCTTCAGCATCCTTCCAATCCTATTTACTTCATTAAAGATGTTTGTTTTTGGTTTGGGTCTTGGGATTCCATTTTTACTCATTGGTGTTTTTGGTTTTGCCTTACCAAAATCGGGAAAGTGGATGAAGTGGATTCAGTGGGTCTTGGCATTGTTCATTCTTTATTTTTCTTATTCCTATTTGGAAAAAGCTTTTGCCCTCTGGGGATTTGATTCTGGACTTTCTGCAAAAGTGTTTCTCCTTTGGACTTTGGCACTGAGCTTTCTTTACTTACAGAAGAAAGAAGGCCTTCCTTGTGAGAAAATGAAACTAGCACTTTTGCAAATGGGAGTCTATACCTCTCTCGTGATTCTCATTTTACTTTTACAACCATCAGTTCTAAAAATTTTCCCCGTGTCACCCAGTGCAGGACTAAACCCAGTGCCAACAGAAATTCATGGAAATTTAGAATGGCAAAGGTCAGAAGTAGAGGCCTATCGGATGGCCAAAGAAACCGGAAAACCGATATTTATCGATTTTTACGCTGATTGGTGTACAAACTGTAAAGAGTTTCAAAAACTCACTCTTTCAGATAAGGAATGGAATGAAACTTTCAAAAATAAAGCCATTCTTTGGAAGGTATATGATACTGATCCAATTTTTGAAGAGTTTGCAAATAATCCAGAGTATCCCGAATTAAAAATTGGGTTACCCTTTTTTCTAATTTTAGATGCAAACGGAAAAAGGATTTATAAATCGAATGATTATCTTGATACCAAAGGGATGATCGATGCCGTTCGCAATTTCTAG
- a CDS encoding NAD(P)H-dependent flavin oxidoreductase yields the protein MKIKTKISEMLNIDLPIIAAPMFLVSYPELVVAVSEAGGIGCFPSLNYRTPEQLREGILEIRSKTKKPIGANLILHKEHNPNWAKQFEVVMDLKVELIITSLGTPRTIAKEIKSNGSTLFCDVTTLKHAQIVAKSGADALIAVSQGAGGHAGAITPFALIPYLKKEVGLPVIAAGAISTGSQMAAALSLGADAVYIGTRFIATPESKAQNEYKQMLIESSPDEIIYTEKISGIPANWLSKSVERSPEILEDGPKKIAAGHAGGEKAIEQEYKRWRDIWSAGQGVAQIHEVKPAGEIVKEIAGEYLATVNNLPR from the coding sequence ATGAAAATCAAAACAAAAATCAGTGAAATGCTGAACATTGATCTACCGATCATTGCAGCACCAATGTTCCTCGTCTCCTATCCGGAGTTAGTGGTCGCAGTCTCAGAAGCTGGGGGAATTGGATGTTTTCCCTCGTTAAATTATAGAACACCTGAACAACTAAGAGAAGGAATCTTAGAAATTCGTTCTAAAACAAAAAAACCCATTGGTGCCAATTTAATCCTACACAAGGAACATAACCCCAATTGGGCGAAACAATTTGAAGTGGTTATGGATTTAAAAGTAGAACTGATCATCACGAGCCTTGGGACACCAAGAACCATTGCTAAAGAAATCAAATCTAATGGATCCACTTTGTTTTGCGATGTAACAACTCTCAAACATGCTCAGATTGTTGCAAAATCGGGAGCAGATGCCCTCATTGCAGTATCACAGGGTGCAGGTGGACATGCTGGTGCCATTACACCATTTGCACTCATCCCTTACTTAAAAAAAGAAGTAGGTTTACCCGTAATTGCCGCAGGAGCCATTTCTACCGGATCTCAAATGGCGGCCGCTTTGTCTCTCGGAGCAGATGCCGTTTATATCGGAACTCGATTTATTGCTACCCCAGAATCAAAAGCACAAAACGAATACAAACAAATGTTAATTGAATCTAGCCCTGATGAAATTATTTATACAGAAAAAATTTCAGGAATCCCGGCCAATTGGTTATCAAAATCAGTAGAACGTTCGCCTGAAATTTTAGAAGACGGTCCTAAAAAAATTGCTGCCGGTCATGCCGGTGGGGAAAAAGCAATCGAACAAGAATACAAACGCTGGAGAGATATTTGGTCAGCCGGCCAAGGAGTGGCTCAAATCCACGAAGTAAAACCAGCCGGTGAAATTGTAAAAGAAATTGCTGGTGAGTACTTGGCGACAGTCAACAACCTTCCTCGCTAA
- a CDS encoding PP2C family protein-serine/threonine phosphatase, translated as MKEVKSYKSIQTLSQLVLYLGFVVLYCGCLDLHSETKPDRQFQQSVYLLDRYYFWSSEEIKDPNSIPDNVWRKLEPNQLGLYPQENQFLYIKFSDQFVRQLKSPVLSIGIALEQFKLFQGSELVFESKLQDHIFPYIIPLNQNPSGTLILQFQSRYKSFIGMDREVYFKDHSQALIDLFLNNFSETFFAPILLILSILFLGFYFLRKKEIIFFNFSILLFSASLIEVLNGFVGFSLSQFSDFVVPLTYFNFAFFPFALLLFLIGIFPPFFRNLFKILAALHLIVFFISLVNNYENGISFLNSENDYDWIIVFEGIVAIFSSVYVLIKGNKNLRTITLGLLVIVIGGLHDILVDLELLNYGVRLIHYSFFLMLLLFGFYVFKHYWELLHSISRMNTELRNKNKELQRLIQIDKDLALANALQKSLLSSKYNEDEKIKIIGFSQNLESVGGDYFDHTKDSMGNWAILMADVSGHGISSAMVAAMSKMAFVGAGAYLQFPSRVFHSMNRHLVGKTKNLFITASYVFIDTESYTATFSNAGHPGFFLIRNSESDVIHLNVKGKPLGLFSHLPYDEETVKLQSGDKILLYTDGIFDLLNEVGQSFGEERLKSLLWDNRYQKFQDFAKVIQDSLFKFSVGWKYQMDDLSFLLVEIK; from the coding sequence TTGAAAGAAGTCAAATCATATAAATCGATTCAAACTCTCTCACAATTGGTTCTTTATTTGGGGTTTGTAGTTTTATACTGTGGGTGTTTGGACTTACATTCGGAAACCAAACCGGATCGACAGTTCCAACAATCTGTTTATCTTTTGGATCGGTATTATTTTTGGTCTTCTGAGGAAATAAAAGATCCAAATTCTATTCCTGACAATGTTTGGCGAAAATTGGAACCCAACCAATTGGGACTATACCCACAAGAGAATCAGTTTCTTTATATTAAATTTAGTGATCAGTTTGTCAGACAATTAAAAAGTCCAGTTCTTTCCATTGGAATTGCTTTAGAGCAATTTAAACTTTTTCAAGGATCAGAACTTGTTTTTGAATCGAAACTCCAAGACCATATTTTCCCTTATATCATTCCATTAAATCAAAATCCCTCAGGTACGCTAATCCTTCAGTTCCAATCTAGATACAAAAGTTTTATTGGAATGGATCGCGAAGTTTATTTCAAAGATCATTCACAAGCTTTGATTGATTTGTTTTTAAATAATTTTTCGGAAACTTTTTTTGCTCCGATTTTACTTATCCTTTCTATACTTTTTCTTGGATTTTATTTTTTAAGGAAAAAAGAAATCATTTTTTTTAATTTTTCGATTTTGTTATTCTCCGCCTCTCTCATTGAAGTTTTGAATGGTTTTGTTGGTTTTTCTTTGAGTCAATTTTCAGATTTTGTGGTTCCACTTACATATTTTAATTTTGCGTTTTTTCCTTTTGCTCTTTTACTTTTTTTGATTGGTATCTTTCCTCCATTCTTTCGAAATTTATTTAAGATACTCGCGGCTCTCCATCTGATTGTTTTCTTTATTTCTCTAGTGAATAATTATGAAAATGGAATTTCATTTCTCAATAGTGAGAATGATTACGATTGGATCATTGTTTTTGAAGGCATCGTTGCTATATTTTCTTCTGTTTATGTTTTAATCAAAGGAAACAAAAACCTTCGAACCATTACCTTAGGATTACTTGTCATTGTTATTGGTGGTTTACACGATATTCTGGTAGACCTTGAACTTTTAAATTATGGAGTTCGTCTCATTCATTATAGTTTTTTTCTGATGTTGTTACTCTTTGGTTTTTATGTTTTTAAACACTATTGGGAACTTTTACACTCCATCAGCAGGATGAACACTGAATTACGAAACAAAAATAAAGAATTACAAAGATTAATCCAAATTGATAAAGATTTAGCTTTAGCGAATGCCTTACAAAAATCATTATTATCTTCTAAGTATAACGAAGATGAAAAAATTAAAATCATAGGGTTTTCACAAAACCTAGAGTCGGTGGGTGGGGATTACTTTGATCATACAAAAGATAGTATGGGGAACTGGGCCATACTGATGGCAGACGTTTCTGGGCACGGAATTTCTTCTGCGATGGTAGCGGCTATGTCAAAGATGGCTTTTGTAGGTGCAGGTGCTTACTTACAATTCCCCTCAAGAGTGTTTCATTCAATGAATAGACATTTGGTGGGAAAAACAAAAAATCTTTTTATCACTGCTTCTTATGTATTTATCGATACGGAATCATACACTGCCACATTTAGTAATGCAGGACATCCTGGTTTTTTTCTCATTCGAAATTCTGAATCTGATGTCATTCATTTAAATGTAAAAGGGAAACCTTTGGGTTTGTTTTCCCATTTACCGTATGATGAAGAAACTGTGAAACTCCAATCGGGTGATAAGATTTTGCTCTATACCGATGGAATTTTTGATCTGTTAAATGAGGTTGGTCAAAGTTTTGGTGAAGAACGACTCAAATCATTGTTATGGGACAATCGATATCAAAAATTCCAAGACTTCGCAAAGGTAATCCAAGACTCTCTTTTTAAATTTTCAGTCGGTTGGAAATACCAAATGGATGATTTGAGTTTTCTTTTGGTAGAAATTAAATGA
- a CDS encoding zinc-binding dehydrogenase, with translation MKAAVLPQGSRSLEIQELDLPSLLPNQVKIKVKACGICGSDIHLVLHGKMKASYSPCVPGHETSGVVEEIGEQVTKFKKGDRVVVSAGTSCGKCKHCLAGRENLCEEIGVLGFNQRGGFAEYLQIEERYLHHLPEEIPFTEGAILADAVSTPYHAVKYQGEIKPGDTVAIIGCGGLGIHGVAIAKALGAGRIFAVDIDSGSLENAKAYGADELILVEKNMQVGKVLKEKSGGIDLLCDFSGFMPNIENSVRAMNRGGRIVLVGIGRNKLEIPMPFFLIERQIRITGSYGSDRRAIPELIQLYQNKKLNLTKSISGVHKLEETNEFLHALEEKKGNPIRFIINPEL, from the coding sequence ATGAAAGCAGCTGTTCTCCCACAAGGTTCAAGATCTCTTGAAATCCAAGAATTAGATCTTCCTTCTCTTCTTCCAAACCAAGTCAAAATTAAAGTCAAAGCCTGTGGCATTTGTGGATCAGACATCCATTTAGTTCTCCACGGTAAAATGAAAGCAAGTTACAGTCCTTGTGTTCCAGGCCACGAAACTTCTGGAGTTGTTGAAGAAATTGGAGAACAAGTAACAAAGTTTAAAAAGGGTGACCGGGTTGTTGTTAGCGCAGGGACTTCTTGCGGAAAATGTAAACATTGTTTGGCGGGCCGAGAAAATCTTTGTGAAGAAATTGGAGTCCTTGGTTTCAACCAACGCGGCGGGTTTGCCGAATATTTACAAATCGAAGAACGCTACCTCCACCACTTGCCTGAGGAAATCCCTTTTACCGAAGGAGCCATCCTTGCAGATGCTGTATCCACTCCATACCATGCAGTCAAATACCAAGGTGAAATCAAACCTGGTGACACTGTTGCCATCATTGGATGTGGTGGTCTCGGAATCCATGGAGTTGCCATCGCTAAAGCTTTAGGTGCCGGCCGAATTTTTGCTGTCGATATTGATAGTGGTTCTTTGGAAAATGCAAAGGCTTATGGTGCCGATGAACTGATATTAGTCGAAAAAAATATGCAAGTCGGTAAAGTTTTAAAAGAAAAATCAGGTGGGATTGATCTGTTATGCGACTTTTCTGGATTTATGCCTAATATTGAAAACTCTGTTAGAGCCATGAACCGAGGTGGAAGAATTGTACTCGTCGGAATCGGTCGAAATAAATTAGAAATTCCTATGCCTTTTTTTCTGATCGAAAGGCAAATTCGTATTACGGGATCTTATGGATCAGATAGAAGAGCAATTCCGGAACTCATCCAACTCTATCAAAATAAAAAGTTAAACCTAACCAAGTCCATTAGCGGTGTTCATAAGTTAGAAGAAACAAATGAGTTTTTACATGCTTTGGAAGAGAAAAAAGGAAATCCGATTCGTTTCATCATCAATCCGGAGTTATAA
- a CDS encoding adhesin OmpL37 family surface protein has protein sequence MTPDQSSSKATQLIRVSYGLKDNYEFLRILNSTISNRGTEDQKKYFKRCVQHHIESEILHLQMDLGRSYSELRRTQSLLIQLYILVLEDEIEELEIELGRLARLANGKEKTETKLYLRLGYREIAVAKQKLLVGKNIRPYLYLMKLQELAYSLKSLKQAEKYIVLLGLLHDSIDEFDKETRTFAEMVHEVNRIIFSDREKYLRLLYDSHFDSFGALDYYELIWKQPDLYELATGIPGFDPAYVRNPEEAIPPSFK, from the coding sequence ATGACACCGGACCAGTCCAGTTCCAAAGCTACCCAGTTAATTCGTGTTAGCTATGGACTTAAGGACAACTACGAGTTTCTACGCATTTTGAATTCCACAATTAGCAATCGGGGAACCGAAGATCAAAAAAAATACTTCAAACGTTGTGTCCAACACCATATTGAATCAGAAATCCTCCATTTGCAGATGGATTTAGGACGTTCATATTCAGAACTTAGAAGAACTCAAAGTTTACTCATTCAACTTTATATTCTTGTTCTGGAAGACGAAATTGAAGAATTGGAAATAGAATTGGGACGGCTCGCAAGGCTCGCCAATGGAAAAGAAAAAACGGAAACCAAACTATACCTTCGTTTGGGTTATCGTGAAATTGCCGTTGCCAAACAGAAATTACTCGTAGGGAAAAATATAAGGCCTTATTTGTATTTGATGAAACTCCAAGAGTTGGCGTATTCGTTAAAGTCTCTTAAACAGGCAGAAAAGTATATTGTCCTACTCGGACTTTTACACGATTCGATTGATGAATTTGACAAAGAAACTCGGACTTTTGCAGAAATGGTTCATGAAGTGAATCGAATTATCTTTTCTGATCGTGAAAAATATTTACGTTTATTGTATGATAGTCATTTTGATTCCTTTGGGGCTTTGGATTATTATGAACTCATTTGGAAACAACCGGATTTATATGAATTGGCTACAGGGATTCCAGGTTTTGATCCGGCTTATGTGAGAAATCCAGAAGAAGCCATTCCTCCTAGTTTTAAATAA
- a CDS encoding rhomboid family intramembrane serine protease, translating into MRSFIWEFPLTAGFASFLFLLYPVVSIFFPDLVSVYFIATPGEFEPINWVLSTFFHGSGAHLLSNLFFLLLLGRVVENRVGKSRWLLFYFMAGILSVLGDAIVRGLILGDRTPIVGASGAISGLASAATLLSPFRFPLTKTKSIPFPVFLFGWMMVYSDVTNLFARDQVAHWAHLGGFFSVFVTSYLLGDKERREIRQGFLLNFTFFTLTIILLFFINNR; encoded by the coding sequence ATGCGATCATTCATTTGGGAATTCCCACTTACTGCTGGTTTTGCTTCTTTTCTTTTTTTGTTGTACCCTGTTGTTTCTATTTTTTTTCCCGATTTAGTTAGTGTTTATTTTATAGCAACACCTGGTGAATTTGAGCCGATCAATTGGGTTCTTTCTACTTTCTTTCACGGGTCTGGAGCCCATCTCCTTTCCAATTTGTTTTTTCTTTTGTTACTTGGCAGAGTGGTAGAGAATCGGGTAGGGAAGAGTAGATGGTTACTTTTTTATTTTATGGCAGGGATACTTTCTGTGTTAGGCGACGCAATTGTAAGAGGTCTAATCTTAGGTGATAGAACTCCGATTGTGGGTGCTAGTGGAGCTATATCGGGATTGGCATCGGCTGCAACTCTACTTTCTCCCTTTCGTTTCCCTTTAACAAAAACAAAATCCATTCCCTTTCCGGTATTTCTTTTTGGTTGGATGATGGTTTATTCTGATGTAACCAACTTATTTGCAAGAGACCAAGTGGCTCATTGGGCACATCTCGGTGGTTTTTTCTCGGTCTTTGTCACAAGTTATCTACTTGGCGACAAAGAGAGGCGAGAAATCAGGCAAGGCTTTCTTTTGAACTTTACCTTTTTTACATTGACTATCATTCTTCTTTTTTTTATCAACAATAGGTAA
- a CDS encoding alcohol dehydrogenase catalytic domain-containing protein, with the protein MNLKFRAKDYKSDDSFESAEYEYFGNETEGWEIKRNGESYLHLGPGYIPLKTISCGVCSTDIDRRFLPFPLPQIIGHEVLAEGLGDNQGKQYVVEINDTFEARGDQNPDLFCKEGIPTHSPERKVLGIDRLPGGFGPYILAPIHAAISLEGVSPKAAVLMEPFAAALQAILASPPKPGDHVAVLGPRRLGSLILAALASYRKTNGSDFRITAITRHDHLVTLAKSMGADEIVDLRKTDINELKNRFDIVYDTTSTASGFESALQIAKREVHLKTTNGQVMAGIAHLTELVVDELSILPYSDTNVLFHWKKENRKNQNVFVFGGVSASIKENLKKHFTVFEGSSSDAENILNSDQFSNRLPRFDFVVVSNPEELSLAIRPNPKHENSLARPRGAILVDSTNGSKWPVQTNLVAQFFANGKEIHSSRCGDFHMAISLLRDNPDITHALETNLISHRFSSDQLEEAYATAKDPSSVKVVVDFK; encoded by the coding sequence ATGAACTTAAAATTTCGAGCGAAGGATTACAAATCCGATGACTCGTTTGAATCAGCAGAATACGAGTATTTTGGTAACGAAACCGAAGGATGGGAGATCAAACGAAATGGTGAATCCTACCTTCATCTAGGCCCAGGTTATATCCCTCTCAAGACCATCTCTTGTGGCGTTTGTTCCACCGATATAGATCGTCGTTTTTTACCCTTCCCCTTACCCCAAATTATCGGCCATGAAGTTCTGGCAGAGGGTCTTGGTGACAACCAAGGAAAACAATATGTTGTCGAAATTAATGATACTTTTGAGGCAAGGGGAGATCAAAATCCTGATCTCTTTTGTAAGGAAGGGATTCCCACCCATTCTCCAGAAAGAAAGGTGCTTGGGATTGATAGGTTGCCTGGTGGGTTTGGACCCTATATCTTAGCACCGATTCATGCTGCGATTTCCTTAGAAGGTGTCTCTCCCAAAGCTGCTGTTTTGATGGAACCCTTTGCCGCAGCTTTACAAGCAATCCTTGCTTCGCCGCCGAAACCAGGGGATCATGTGGCAGTTCTCGGACCACGCCGATTGGGGAGTTTGATTTTAGCCGCTCTTGCTTCTTATCGAAAAACCAATGGGTCTGATTTTCGCATAACTGCAATTACTCGTCACGACCATTTAGTGACCTTGGCAAAATCGATGGGTGCCGATGAAATTGTGGATCTTCGCAAAACGGATATTAATGAACTTAAAAATCGGTTTGATATTGTTTACGATACTACTTCTACTGCTTCCGGTTTTGAATCCGCATTGCAAATTGCTAAACGTGAAGTTCATTTGAAAACTACCAATGGACAAGTGATGGCAGGTATCGCTCATTTGACAGAACTGGTTGTGGATGAACTTTCTATCCTTCCATATTCGGATACGAATGTTCTTTTCCATTGGAAAAAGGAAAACCGCAAGAATCAGAATGTATTTGTGTTTGGTGGTGTTTCCGCGTCTATTAAGGAAAACTTAAAAAAACATTTTACTGTTTTTGAGGGAAGTTCGTCGGATGCAGAAAACATTTTAAATTCAGATCAGTTTTCTAACCGATTGCCTAGGTTTGACTTCGTAGTCGTTTCTAATCCCGAAGAGTTGAGTTTGGCAATTCGACCCAATCCAAAACATGAAAATTCTTTGGCGCGACCAAGGGGAGCCATACTTGTGGATTCCACAAATGGATCAAAGTGGCCTGTGCAAACAAATCTTGTGGCTCAATTTTTTGCCAATGGTAAAGAAATTCATAGTTCACGCTGTGGAGATTTTCATATGGCCATATCTTTACTTCGTGATAATCCAGACATTACACATGCATTGGAAACTAATTTGATTTCCCATCGTTTTTCTTCTGACCAATTGGAAGAGGCTTATGCGACGGCAAAAGATCCTTCCAGTGTTAAGGTAGTGGTCGATTTTAAATAA
- a CDS encoding NUDIX domain-containing protein, with amino-acid sequence MSNHGFFQITQKLFLRDGEKLLVLRDRKSGHGDLPGGRMNEDEFFSDWSESIFREVSEELGEQIKIDVNPEPIFIHKHRVNEGNFPCVIIAYTASLVNGNIQLSDEHDFMDWVNIKDFDPSKLFSEYMLEAVQLYLKKHA; translated from the coding sequence GTGAGTAACCATGGATTTTTTCAGATCACTCAAAAGTTGTTTCTTCGCGATGGAGAAAAATTGTTAGTTTTACGAGACAGAAAGTCTGGTCACGGTGATCTACCTGGCGGAAGAATGAATGAAGACGAATTTTTTTCGGATTGGTCGGAGAGTATTTTTCGTGAAGTTTCTGAAGAGTTGGGTGAACAAATTAAAATTGATGTAAACCCAGAGCCAATTTTTATTCATAAACATCGTGTGAATGAAGGTAACTTTCCTTGCGTTATCATTGCTTATACTGCTAGTCTAGTGAATGGAAACATTCAATTATCAGATGAACATGATTTTATGGATTGGGTCAATATAAAGGACTTTGATCCATCTAAACTTTTTTCGGAGTACATGTTGGAAGCGGTCCAACTTTATTTAAAAAAACATGCATAA
- a CDS encoding hydrolase, carbon-nitrogen family protein, translated as MHNLYVPPYKILLFIVLFGFGFFSASILKDNQTTLPKFDIPKPDLSIDLKFDFDFNFSKPEVDEEITKPTVSWKEVTIQTNGTDRKYGNLVGIQLVLKPEDFVKEEWWRERIEETLSKGKSSGIFDRKTIVIFPEHTGTGLLYLDEKSRFLNADSLDLALKTKGENFTVSDLIYLKAEKMVEVYVRTFSELAKQYNVPILGGTIVLPNPKIIKGSLVIDPKGPLYNVAIPFSADGKLMDPLVKKSILTEDESTILTPGEPTQDRVWIVPGWKVAIFIGQEVFDVNLYNRLVGKPIDGLISPSASYPNMKWQNFDLEENQIWKQEGMAKYIKSTKAQDLVQVFMSGHLYGKTWKGKTFNLRDFSNEDQVESVESPTILNLYF; from the coding sequence ATGCATAATTTATACGTTCCACCGTACAAAATTCTACTTTTTATCGTTCTGTTTGGTTTCGGCTTTTTTTCAGCCTCAATTTTAAAAGACAATCAAACCACCTTACCTAAGTTTGATATACCAAAACCTGATCTTAGTATTGATTTGAAGTTTGATTTCGATTTTAATTTTAGTAAACCAGAAGTAGATGAGGAAATAACAAAACCAACTGTATCCTGGAAAGAAGTCACCATTCAAACCAATGGAACTGACCGAAAATATGGGAACCTGGTGGGAATTCAACTAGTTCTAAAACCAGAAGATTTTGTAAAAGAAGAATGGTGGCGTGAACGGATTGAAGAAACCCTAAGTAAGGGAAAATCATCTGGAATTTTTGATCGCAAGACAATTGTTATATTTCCGGAACATACAGGGACAGGTTTACTTTATCTGGATGAAAAATCTAGATTCTTAAATGCTGATTCTTTGGATTTAGCTTTAAAAACCAAAGGTGAGAATTTTACAGTTTCTGATTTAATTTATTTAAAAGCAGAAAAAATGGTAGAGGTTTATGTTCGAACATTTTCTGAATTAGCAAAACAATACAATGTCCCTATTTTAGGTGGAACAATAGTATTACCAAATCCAAAAATCATTAAAGGTAGTTTGGTGATTGATCCTAAGGGACCATTGTACAATGTCGCTATCCCATTTTCTGCAGATGGGAAACTGATGGATCCTTTGGTTAAAAAATCGATTCTTACCGAAGACGAATCAACCATTCTCACACCAGGAGAACCTACTCAGGACCGAGTTTGGATTGTGCCAGGTTGGAAGGTGGCAATATTCATTGGGCAGGAAGTTTTTGATGTAAACTTATATAATCGTCTTGTTGGGAAACCGATTGATGGTTTGATCTCTCCTTCGGCCTCCTATCCAAATATGAAATGGCAAAACTTTGATTTAGAAGAGAACCAAATTTGGAAACAAGAAGGGATGGCAAAGTATATCAAATCAACAAAAGCACAAGACTTAGTACAAGTGTTTATGTCTGGGCATTTATATGGAAAAACTTGGAAGGGAAAAACGTTCAACCTGCGGGACTTTTCTAATGAAGATCAGGTTGAATCGGTAGAAAGTCCAACAATCTTAAATTTGTACTTTTAA